The following are encoded together in the Lathyrus oleraceus cultivar Zhongwan6 chromosome 3, CAAS_Psat_ZW6_1.0, whole genome shotgun sequence genome:
- the LOC127129893 gene encoding uncharacterized protein LOC127129893, whose protein sequence is MAEQLENENRELKEEVSWLFALVESLLQAQKQAVNMQASVSNQAPEVVLTFVPSPSMGSVNVMPFDYLWGMPHNFVPEGYHPQVQAQPASSPVLVVSPLVVNSIPIPTPIPQVRIDETIYHSEAFENPDVYDKLDKMRDQFSDLRKEMKALRGKDLFGKSASKLCLVPNVKIPTKFKVPDFEKYKGNSCPLSHLVMYARKMSMYTYNDQLLIHYFQDSLSGAALKWYMGLDCGSVRTFNDLGEAFVRQYKKLVTPRDPPVVPANP, encoded by the exons ATGGCCGAACAACTAGAGAACGAGAACAgagaactcaaagaagaagtcaGCTGGTTATTTGCTCTAGTGGAGTCTCTACTCCAAGCTCAGAAGCAAGCTGTAAATATGCAGGCGTCTGTGTCCAATCAAGCACCTGAAGTAGTTCTTACCTTTGTACCATCCCCTTCTATGGGATCAGTCAATGTTATGCCTTTCGATTACCTTTGGGGGATGCCCCATAATTTCGTGCCCGAAGGATATCATCCGCAAGTGCAAGCTCaaccggcatctagcccggtccttgtgGTGTCACCCCTGGTGGTTAATTCTATTCCTATTCCAACTCCCATTCCTCAAGTCCGTATTGACGagactatctaccattctgaggCCTTTGAGAACCCGGATGTGTATGACAAATTAGACAAGATGAGAGACCAGTTCTCTGACTTGAGGAAGGAAATGAAGGCCCTTCGAGGgaaggacttgtttgggaagagcgCCTCTAAGCTCTGTTTGGTCCCGAATGTAAAGATTCCGAcgaagttcaaggtccctgactttgaaaaatacaaggggaatagTTGTCCACTCAGCCATTtggtcatgtatgctaggaaaatgtcTATGTATACCtacaatgaccaactgctcatccattattttcaagacagtttgtctggcGCTGCCTTGAAATGGTATATGGGTCTTGATTGTGGTTCTGTGCGCACTTTCAATGACCTCGGTGAGGCTTTCGTAAggcagtacaa gaagttgGTAACTCCACGTGATCCTCCTGTTGTGCCAGCCAATCCATAA